The Desulfurispira natronophila genome includes a region encoding these proteins:
- a CDS encoding formate dehydrogenase subunit gamma: MATQNTVLRHNRIIRTTHWTIAISALLLLFSGFGELPMYGRYGLVNLPGMAWSSNYEIHLIIHYIAAFFFTTAVSFHLVHHTIRREFATLPRRGDAKESLQIIKAMLTKKPEPPHGKFLAEQRLAYVAMGGVSLLLILTGLFKTWKNIGNAIPDPMLLQWITYAHTLLAMPFLLLLFAHLGAFIVKENRPLFKSMFTGRVPREYAEHRHPKWDADRED, translated from the coding sequence ATGGCCACTCAAAACACGGTACTGCGCCACAACCGCATTATTCGCACCACCCACTGGACCATTGCCATCAGCGCACTGCTGCTGCTCTTCTCTGGCTTCGGCGAGCTTCCCATGTATGGCCGCTACGGCTTGGTGAACTTACCGGGAATGGCCTGGTCGTCAAACTACGAAATCCATCTGATCATCCACTACATCGCGGCATTTTTCTTTACTACGGCGGTGAGCTTCCATCTAGTGCATCACACCATACGGCGTGAGTTTGCCACCTTGCCACGCCGCGGCGACGCCAAAGAGAGCTTGCAGATAATCAAGGCCATGCTCACCAAAAAGCCGGAGCCGCCCCACGGCAAGTTTCTCGCCGAGCAACGCCTGGCCTACGTCGCCATGGGGGGCGTTTCACTGTTGCTGATTCTCACCGGATTGTTCAAGACCTGGAAGAACATCGGCAACGCTATTCCCGACCCCATGCTCCTGCAGTGGATCACCTACGCCCATACCCTTTTGGCCATGCCTTTCTTGCTGCTGCTCTTTGCGCACCTGGGAGCTTTTATTGTGAAAGAAAACCGCCCCCTCTTCAAATCCATGTTCACCGGACGCGTTCCCCGAGAGTACGCTGAGCACCGCCATCCCAAATGGGATGCCGATCGGGAAGACTGA
- the scpA gene encoding methylmalonyl-CoA mutase: MSEFSSHHLQDWEALAKKESKKESLDHLTWHTPENIDLKPLWTAQDMEGLNYADTLPGLPPYVRGPRASMYAGRPWTIRQYAGFSTAEESNAFYKRNLAAGQQGLSVAFDLATHRGYDSDHPRVVGDVGKAGVAIDSVEDMKVLFDEIPLDKVSVSMTMNGAVLPIMAGYIIAAEEQGVTPDKLAGTIQNDILKEFMVRNTYIYPPAPSMRIIADIIEYTSQKMPRFNSISISGYHIQEAGANAVQELAFTLADGLEYVRCALEKGLDVDAFAPRLSFFFAIGMNFYTEVAKLRAARLLWAKLMQQFNPKNPLSAALRTHCQTSGWSLTEQDPYNNVIRTTIEAMAAVMGGTQSLHTNALDEAIALPTDHSARIARNTQLIIQEESNICRMVDPWGGSYMMENLTQKLFDEAWELIQEIENMGGMTKAVESGMPKMQIEETAARKQARIDRGQDVIVGVNKYTVDEETPLEVLDIDNTAVRQSQIEGLERIRASRDSAAVEKALKELTEAARSGEGNLLELSVNAARVRATVGEISDAMEEVFGRHNAQTQVISGVYGSSFAGDDKFDQLKQSTDEFAKATGRRPRILMAKMGQDGHDRGAKVVATGLADIGFDVDMGPLFQTPEESAKMAVENDVHIVAVSSLAAGHKTLVPQLAQELKKLGAEDIIIVVGGVIPRKDYDALYEAGAACIFGPGTKITDSAARIMEVLNARK, from the coding sequence ATGAGTGAATTTTCGTCCCACCATCTGCAGGACTGGGAAGCTCTGGCCAAAAAAGAAAGTAAAAAAGAGAGCCTGGACCACCTGACTTGGCATACCCCGGAAAATATTGACCTGAAACCTCTTTGGACAGCCCAGGACATGGAAGGGCTGAACTATGCTGATACCTTGCCCGGCCTCCCCCCTTATGTGCGAGGTCCTCGCGCCAGTATGTATGCTGGCCGCCCCTGGACTATTCGCCAGTATGCCGGGTTTTCTACGGCCGAGGAGTCTAACGCCTTCTACAAACGTAATCTGGCCGCTGGTCAGCAGGGACTTTCCGTTGCCTTTGATCTGGCCACCCACCGGGGTTACGACTCCGACCATCCGCGTGTCGTGGGAGATGTGGGTAAGGCTGGAGTGGCTATCGACTCGGTAGAGGACATGAAGGTTCTCTTTGATGAGATCCCTCTGGATAAAGTCTCTGTCTCTATGACCATGAACGGGGCAGTGCTGCCCATCATGGCAGGCTACATCATTGCCGCCGAAGAACAGGGTGTCACGCCGGATAAGTTGGCGGGAACCATTCAGAACGATATCCTGAAAGAATTTATGGTGCGCAACACCTATATTTATCCGCCGGCACCCTCCATGCGCATTATAGCCGATATTATTGAGTACACATCCCAGAAGATGCCTCGTTTCAACTCCATCTCCATTTCCGGCTATCATATTCAGGAAGCCGGAGCCAATGCGGTGCAGGAGCTTGCCTTTACGCTGGCTGATGGTCTGGAGTATGTGCGCTGTGCCCTGGAAAAGGGTCTTGACGTGGACGCTTTTGCTCCCCGCCTTTCCTTTTTCTTTGCCATCGGTATGAACTTCTATACCGAAGTGGCCAAACTGCGAGCGGCTCGATTACTCTGGGCCAAGCTCATGCAGCAGTTTAACCCAAAAAATCCCCTGTCTGCGGCTTTACGCACCCACTGCCAGACTTCCGGCTGGTCGCTGACAGAGCAGGACCCCTACAACAACGTTATTCGTACAACCATCGAGGCTATGGCTGCGGTTATGGGGGGCACCCAGTCTCTGCACACCAATGCCCTGGATGAGGCCATTGCCTTGCCTACGGATCACTCAGCCCGCATTGCCCGCAATACCCAGCTCATCATTCAGGAGGAGAGCAACATTTGCCGTATGGTTGACCCCTGGGGCGGCTCCTACATGATGGAAAATCTCACCCAGAAACTTTTCGACGAGGCCTGGGAGCTGATTCAGGAAATTGAAAACATGGGTGGAATGACCAAGGCGGTAGAATCGGGCATGCCCAAGATGCAGATCGAAGAGACCGCTGCTCGCAAACAGGCCCGCATCGATCGCGGTCAGGATGTTATTGTTGGCGTGAACAAGTACACGGTGGACGAGGAAACACCGCTGGAAGTACTGGATATCGACAATACGGCGGTGCGGCAGTCACAGATCGAAGGTCTGGAGAGGATCCGTGCCAGCCGCGACAGTGCTGCTGTTGAAAAAGCCCTCAAGGAACTCACCGAAGCGGCCCGCAGCGGTGAGGGGAACCTGTTGGAGCTCAGTGTCAATGCTGCCCGGGTGCGAGCTACCGTAGGGGAGATATCCGACGCTATGGAAGAGGTTTTTGGACGTCACAACGCCCAGACCCAGGTGATTTCCGGAGTCTATGGCAGCTCCTTTGCCGGAGATGACAAGTTCGATCAGCTAAAGCAGAGCACCGATGAGTTTGCCAAGGCAACAGGACGTCGCCCCCGCATCCTGATGGCGAAGATGGGGCAGGATGGGCACGATCGTGGTGCCAAGGTGGTTGCTACTGGTTTGGCGGATATCGGCTTTGACGTGGATATGGGGCCCCTCTTCCAGACTCCGGAGGAGAGCGCCAAAATGGCGGTGGAGAACGACGTTCATATTGTAGCTGTTTCCAGTCTTGCTGCCGGCCACAAGACCTTGGTTCCCCAACTGGCCCAGGAGCTGAAAAAGTTGGGTGCAGAAGATATTATCATTGTTGTTGGTGGCGTCATTCCCCGCAAGGACTACGACGCCCTCTATGAAGCGGGAGCGGCCTGCATTTTTGGGCCGGGAACCAAGATTACTGACTCGGCGGCTCGCATCATGGAAGTGCTGAACGCTCGCAAGTGA
- a CDS encoding secondary thiamine-phosphate synthase enzyme YjbQ has product MKHFRKELWFETRLRRELINITPELDRCVSESGVQNGLALCNAMHITASVFINDDESGLHQDFEEWLEQLAPEKPHSRYRHNTYEDNGDAHLKRTIMGREVVVAITDGRLDLGPWEQVFYGEFDGKRRKRVLVKIIGE; this is encoded by the coding sequence ATGAAGCACTTTCGCAAAGAGTTATGGTTTGAAACCCGTCTGCGCCGTGAGTTGATCAATATTACTCCCGAGCTTGACCGGTGTGTCAGCGAATCCGGTGTGCAAAACGGCTTGGCCCTGTGTAATGCCATGCACATTACCGCCAGTGTTTTTATCAATGACGATGAGTCCGGATTGCACCAGGACTTTGAGGAGTGGCTGGAGCAGTTGGCCCCGGAAAAACCACACTCACGCTACCGCCACAATACGTATGAGGATAATGGGGACGCCCACCTCAAGCGTACGATTATGGGACGTGAGGTGGTAGTGGCTATCACCGATGGTCGTCTGGATCTGGGTCCTTGGGAGCAGGTTTTTTATGGTGAATTTGATGGCAAGCGTCGCAAACGGGTTTTGGTGAAGATTATCGGGGAGTAA
- a CDS encoding HD-GYP domain-containing protein, which yields MIRQIRPTKDNFTSTILIAEDSRVQKKILEGHLRSLGYNVLSGADGQEAFEIFQAVQPRLVITDLEMPIMDGFELISKIREEEVQYTHITVLSSLAEKENIVRAISLGASDYLVKPFHPDEMKVRLEASERLLRIQGQERLILLMAKLTDYRSPETGFHIERVQHYTRLLAQDLSQHGHKELNPGIISLLYSLSSLHDIGKVAVPDHILNKPGKLTPEEFETMKQHVDIGGTILDDAYKELGSQLLRIARDIVLYHHERYDGSGYPYGLAGDEIPLAARIVALADVYDALSSERCYKPEFPRDQCKQIILDETGAHFDPMIVESFLRNEEAFWTIKMQFSD from the coding sequence ATGATCAGACAGATTCGCCCTACCAAGGATAATTTCACCAGCACCATACTGATTGCCGAAGACTCGCGCGTGCAAAAAAAGATCCTGGAGGGGCACTTACGCTCCCTGGGCTACAACGTGCTCAGCGGTGCTGATGGGCAGGAGGCTTTCGAGATATTTCAGGCCGTCCAGCCACGGTTGGTGATCACCGACCTGGAAATGCCCATTATGGATGGCTTCGAACTGATCAGTAAAATTCGCGAAGAGGAAGTTCAGTACACTCATATCACCGTCCTCAGCTCCCTGGCGGAGAAAGAAAATATCGTGCGAGCCATCTCGCTGGGTGCCAGCGACTACCTGGTGAAACCCTTTCATCCTGATGAGATGAAGGTTCGACTGGAAGCTTCCGAGCGCTTACTGCGAATCCAGGGCCAGGAGCGCCTTATCCTGCTGATGGCCAAACTCACTGACTATCGCAGCCCGGAAACCGGCTTTCACATCGAACGGGTACAACACTACACCCGCCTGTTGGCCCAAGACCTCTCCCAGCACGGCCACAAGGAACTCAACCCCGGCATTATCTCCCTGCTCTACTCCCTCTCCAGCCTGCACGATATCGGCAAAGTAGCCGTACCCGACCATATACTCAACAAGCCAGGAAAGCTCACGCCAGAAGAGTTCGAAACCATGAAGCAGCACGTGGACATAGGCGGCACCATCCTTGACGACGCCTACAAGGAGCTTGGATCACAGCTGCTGCGAATAGCCCGCGACATTGTCCTCTACCACCACGAGCGCTACGATGGCAGCGGCTACCCCTACGGCCTGGCAGGAGACGAGATACCCCTGGCAGCCCGCATCGTTGCCTTGGCCGATGTCTACGATGCCCTGAGCAGCGAGCGTTGCTACAAGCCGGAGTTTCCCCGCGATCAGTGCAAACAGATCATTCTTGACGAAACCGGAGCTCACTTCGACCCCATGATAGTCGAATCTTTCCTGCGCAACGAAGAAGCATTCTGGACCATCAAAATGCAATTCAGCGACTAA
- a CDS encoding 4Fe-4S dicluster domain-containing protein, with protein sequence MEFSRRSFLGGLGAASAATLLAKSPAQAAPQGIDPDSYASLIDLTKCDGCPGQEMPECVSACRQANAHKFPEPDPDMLKPYWPQPFYEDWSNQRDVQSRLTPYNWIFVQRIKVEHEGETVEVSVPRRCMHCDNPPCAKLCPFGIKHKHPEGMVTIDPFLCFGGAKCRTVCPWDIPQRQAGVGIYTYLDPLPAGGGVMFKCDLCKDRLDRGEQPACIPACPRDAMTLGTRTEIDRMADELAQKYQGYIYGKKENGGTPTLYVSKVPFEKLQQGLMAQPQEKGGLVQLHNPQNMLERNEGWARLAMTAPVLGAITAFATSLAKGKSKGAATKANEDSKQGGQ encoded by the coding sequence ATGGAATTTTCCCGACGATCCTTTCTCGGTGGCCTGGGTGCTGCTTCGGCGGCAACCCTTCTGGCAAAAAGTCCAGCACAGGCTGCGCCCCAGGGTATTGACCCTGACTCCTACGCCAGCCTCATCGACTTGACCAAATGCGACGGTTGCCCCGGCCAGGAGATGCCGGAATGCGTCAGCGCCTGCCGCCAGGCCAATGCCCACAAGTTCCCCGAGCCCGATCCCGACATGCTCAAGCCCTACTGGCCCCAGCCGTTCTACGAGGACTGGAGCAACCAGCGCGACGTGCAGAGTCGCCTCACTCCTTACAACTGGATATTTGTGCAGCGAATCAAAGTGGAGCACGAGGGTGAAACGGTAGAAGTCTCCGTTCCCCGCCGCTGCATGCACTGCGACAATCCCCCCTGTGCCAAACTTTGCCCCTTCGGCATCAAGCACAAACATCCCGAGGGGATGGTAACTATCGACCCCTTTCTCTGCTTTGGTGGGGCCAAGTGCCGTACTGTCTGCCCCTGGGACATTCCCCAGCGCCAGGCCGGAGTTGGCATCTACACCTACCTGGACCCACTTCCCGCCGGTGGCGGAGTCATGTTCAAGTGCGACCTGTGTAAAGATCGCCTGGACCGTGGCGAACAACCCGCCTGCATCCCCGCCTGCCCCCGTGATGCCATGACCCTGGGAACCCGCACTGAAATCGATCGCATGGCTGATGAGCTGGCGCAAAAGTATCAGGGCTACATCTACGGCAAGAAGGAAAATGGCGGCACTCCCACTCTCTACGTAAGCAAGGTGCCTTTTGAAAAGCTGCAACAAGGGCTCATGGCCCAACCTCAGGAAAAGGGCGGCCTGGTACAGCTGCATAATCCACAGAACATGCTGGAGCGCAATGAAGGCTGGGCCCGCCTGGCCATGACTGCCCCGGTATTGGGGGCCATCACAGCCTTTGCGACCAGCCTGGCCAAAGGCAAAAGCAAGGGAGCAGCAACCAAAGCCAATGAAGACTCCAAGCAGGGAGGGCAGTAA
- the meaB gene encoding methylmalonyl Co-A mutase-associated GTPase MeaB, translating to MQPEELIQGICDGKLRALAKAITLIESQRPEDQQATASILEAVLPRTGSSLRIGISGVPGAGKSTFIEAFGMYLLQQGKRVAVLAVDPSSQLSGGSILGDKTRMEELSRQECAFIRPSPSGETLGGVARKTRESMLLCEAYGFDVIIVETVGVGQSETAVASMVDFFLLLQLPGAGDELQGIKKGVMEIADGIVVNKADGDNVERARLAARQMENALHIMTPKSPSWTVPVELVSALHKSGMDLVWQMLQDYLEAMRASGEFEQKRKNQAVDWMWSTVMDNLKYAFSTHPKVAAALPELQRSVAEGVTTPGIAARKLLEVFRRPM from the coding sequence GTGCAACCCGAGGAACTGATCCAGGGTATCTGCGACGGAAAGTTGCGGGCCCTGGCCAAAGCGATAACGCTGATTGAAAGTCAGCGTCCTGAAGATCAACAAGCAACGGCCTCCATTCTGGAGGCCGTTTTGCCCCGCACGGGCAGCAGTCTGCGCATTGGTATCAGCGGTGTGCCTGGTGCCGGCAAGAGTACCTTCATCGAAGCCTTTGGCATGTACCTGCTGCAGCAGGGCAAGCGGGTGGCAGTGCTGGCGGTAGATCCTTCTTCCCAGTTGAGCGGTGGCAGCATTTTGGGGGACAAGACACGTATGGAGGAGCTTTCCCGCCAGGAGTGCGCCTTTATCCGACCCTCCCCTTCAGGGGAGACGCTGGGGGGAGTGGCTCGTAAGACTCGCGAATCCATGTTGCTGTGTGAAGCCTACGGCTTTGATGTCATTATTGTGGAAACAGTCGGAGTGGGGCAATCTGAGACTGCTGTGGCATCAATGGTCGACTTTTTCTTGCTGCTGCAGCTTCCCGGTGCCGGTGACGAGTTGCAGGGTATTAAAAAAGGCGTCATGGAGATTGCCGATGGTATTGTTGTCAACAAGGCCGATGGGGATAACGTGGAGCGGGCGCGTCTGGCGGCGCGGCAGATGGAAAACGCTTTGCATATCATGACGCCCAAAAGCCCGAGCTGGACCGTGCCAGTTGAGCTGGTGAGTGCCTTGCATAAAAGTGGCATGGACTTGGTGTGGCAGATGTTGCAGGACTATCTGGAAGCGATGCGCGCCAGTGGTGAATTTGAGCAAAAGCGAAAGAATCAGGCGGTAGACTGGATGTGGTCGACGGTTATGGATAACTTGAAGTACGCTTTTAGCACCCATCCCAAGGTAGCAGCTGCTTTGCCAGAGCTGCAGCGCAGCGTAGCGGAGGGTGTTACTACTCCTGGTATAGCGGCTCGGAAGTTGCTGGAAGTTTTTCGACGGCCCATGTAG
- a CDS encoding biotin/lipoyl-containing protein, translating to MAHTPDYYKNNPLIHRDRRLSKSSSKWVRSFSCEDLKPLIVCRGPIRKEAMDVYEEMGITHYGILLSEKDSIVYPNALAPELRQLNDPTRVHRVPDYTGASKEERLERISQIIQIAKDNGYDSIFAGYGFMAEDDEFVASIEEAGLTFIGPNSRTQREAGKKDEAKRTALKVGVSVTPGIDDVTTRTLLKKYPTREKLVTVAKNEELAVDAAVLNDDKIELSDLANQILAASYAKGIDIFSMDELCAQVQEEVRAMFKSHPRSRVRLKAIGGGGGKGQRILGASLLVAKEVTDEAIEKAAAETPGMVREVLNEVKANGVGDNKNVLVELNIEQTRHNEIQLLGNGEWCVSLGGRDCSLQMHEQKLLEVSVTKEGLLAAIERAKAAGNDKEVKSLENDLTILGRMEDEGSRFGQAVGLDSASTFECIVDRDRHYFMEVNTRIQVEHRVTELCYSLKFTNPDDPKDYFVVESLVEAMALVARHKKRVPKPERMVRFNASVEARLNATDHSLSPHAGGTIRYWSPPIEGEVRDDQGISLKNPDTGQFMRYTVAGAYDSNIALLLSKGEDRLDSYRHLAKVLRSTTLRGTDLGTNLHFHYGLVNWFIGNGVNAKPTTRYVVPYLTLVGTLKEEANKLDPVYAFLKMKKHYGKKIAAAFSDPKEQGENTKAMSEVLDRKGTLLTRPMEILLDDPHLLAGWLSINRHNFRIDNGKVTWLRNPLVILEETYEYLNMSYREGAPAAEVIWDHDNELLQRGLRFYAELRKKFKLGKEDYFKLNEKLQSEKPQGGFSAEQWQEVQASHFGFEAGLELIGLLFLIAEHTSFYDFCVTEDMDVVIPDYLNDPDLQARMKKVLVPPPATKDDEIVAPCGGMYYAQEAPGMPTFINEGDHFEKGQPLFIIEVMKMFNKIPAPFSGTVDKILIEGGDGVIVAKGQPLFKVTPDEKFVEVDPKELERARQARTTEYLDAVLL from the coding sequence ATGGCACATACACCGGACTACTATAAAAATAATCCCCTTATTCACCGCGATCGCCGGTTGAGCAAGTCGTCATCCAAGTGGGTGCGCTCCTTTTCCTGCGAAGATCTCAAGCCCCTGATTGTTTGCCGTGGCCCTATCCGCAAGGAGGCCATGGATGTTTACGAAGAGATGGGAATTACCCACTACGGCATTTTGCTTTCAGAAAAAGACTCTATCGTCTATCCCAACGCCCTGGCTCCCGAGCTGCGTCAGCTCAATGATCCTACCCGCGTACACCGGGTTCCCGACTACACTGGGGCCAGCAAGGAAGAGCGTCTGGAGCGCATTTCCCAGATTATTCAGATTGCCAAGGACAATGGCTACGATTCCATTTTTGCTGGATATGGATTTATGGCGGAGGACGATGAGTTCGTTGCCTCTATCGAAGAAGCCGGGCTCACGTTTATTGGTCCTAACTCCAGGACTCAGCGGGAAGCCGGCAAGAAGGATGAGGCGAAGCGCACGGCCCTGAAAGTGGGCGTTAGTGTTACCCCAGGTATCGATGACGTTACTACTCGCACCTTGCTGAAAAAGTACCCTACCCGGGAAAAATTGGTTACCGTCGCCAAGAACGAGGAGTTGGCAGTAGACGCTGCCGTATTGAACGACGACAAGATTGAGCTGTCGGATCTAGCCAACCAGATTCTCGCCGCCTCCTACGCTAAAGGCATTGATATTTTTTCTATGGATGAGCTCTGCGCCCAGGTGCAGGAAGAAGTCAGAGCCATGTTCAAGAGCCATCCCCGCAGCCGTGTGCGGCTCAAGGCTATCGGCGGCGGTGGCGGTAAGGGGCAGCGCATTCTGGGGGCCTCATTGCTGGTAGCCAAGGAAGTTACTGACGAGGCTATTGAAAAGGCGGCGGCGGAAACCCCGGGAATGGTGCGGGAAGTCCTCAACGAGGTGAAGGCCAACGGCGTTGGTGATAACAAGAACGTGCTTGTCGAGCTCAATATTGAACAGACCCGTCACAATGAAATTCAGTTGCTGGGTAACGGCGAGTGGTGTGTATCCCTGGGTGGCCGCGACTGCTCCTTGCAGATGCACGAACAGAAGTTGCTGGAAGTCTCGGTTACCAAGGAGGGCTTGCTGGCAGCCATTGAAAGAGCCAAGGCCGCCGGGAATGACAAGGAGGTGAAGTCGCTGGAAAACGACCTCACGATCCTGGGCCGTATGGAAGACGAAGGCTCCCGCTTTGGACAGGCGGTGGGGCTGGATTCAGCGTCCACTTTTGAGTGCATCGTTGACCGTGACCGTCACTACTTTATGGAGGTCAATACCCGCATCCAGGTGGAGCACCGGGTTACCGAGCTGTGCTACAGCCTTAAATTCACCAACCCTGACGACCCCAAGGACTACTTTGTCGTCGAGTCTCTGGTCGAGGCCATGGCCTTGGTAGCGCGCCACAAGAAGCGTGTACCCAAGCCGGAGCGGATGGTGCGCTTTAATGCTTCGGTAGAAGCTCGTCTGAATGCCACCGATCACTCGCTCTCCCCACATGCCGGTGGCACCATTCGCTACTGGTCGCCGCCTATCGAAGGCGAAGTGCGGGACGACCAGGGGATCAGCCTGAAAAACCCTGATACGGGCCAGTTTATGCGCTATACTGTTGCCGGCGCCTACGACTCCAATATTGCCCTGCTGCTCAGCAAGGGTGAGGATCGTCTGGATAGCTACCGCCATCTGGCCAAGGTGCTGCGCAGCACGACCTTGCGGGGTACGGACCTGGGCACGAACCTCCATTTCCACTACGGCCTGGTGAACTGGTTTATTGGTAATGGCGTGAACGCCAAACCCACCACTCGCTATGTGGTGCCCTACCTCACCCTGGTTGGTACGTTGAAAGAGGAAGCCAACAAGCTTGATCCAGTGTACGCTTTCCTGAAGATGAAGAAGCACTACGGCAAGAAGATTGCCGCTGCCTTTAGTGACCCCAAAGAACAGGGCGAGAACACTAAGGCTATGTCGGAAGTGCTGGATCGCAAGGGAACCTTGCTGACACGCCCTATGGAAATCCTGCTGGACGACCCCCATTTGCTGGCGGGCTGGCTTAGCATCAATCGGCACAACTTCCGTATTGACAACGGCAAGGTCACCTGGTTGCGCAATCCCCTGGTGATTCTGGAGGAGACGTACGAGTACCTCAATATGTCCTACCGCGAAGGTGCTCCGGCGGCAGAAGTCATCTGGGATCACGACAATGAACTGCTTCAGCGTGGTTTGCGCTTTTATGCCGAACTCCGCAAGAAGTTCAAGTTGGGCAAAGAGGATTACTTCAAGCTCAATGAAAAGTTGCAGAGTGAAAAGCCTCAGGGAGGCTTCAGTGCCGAGCAGTGGCAGGAGGTTCAAGCTTCCCACTTTGGATTTGAAGCGGGTCTTGAGCTTATTGGTCTACTCTTCCTCATTGCCGAGCACACTTCTTTCTACGACTTCTGCGTTACCGAAGATATGGATGTGGTTATTCCTGACTATCTCAACGATCCGGACCTGCAGGCCCGCATGAAGAAAGTTCTCGTGCCACCTCCCGCAACCAAGGACGATGAGATTGTGGCTCCCTGTGGAGGTATGTACTACGCCCAGGAGGCGCCAGGAATGCCGACCTTCATTAACGAAGGTGATCACTTCGAGAAGGGGCAGCCCCTCTTTATTATCGAAGTTATGAAGATGTTCAACAAGATTCCGGCGCCCTTCTCCGGGACGGTTGACAAAATTCTTATCGAAGGGGGCGATGGGGTCATCGTGGCCAAGGGGCAACCTCTCTTTAAGGTAACCCCTGATGAGAAGTTTGTGGAAGTTGATCCCAAGGAGCTCGAGCGAGCCCGCCAAGCTCGCACTACCGAGTATCTGGACGCGGTATTGCTGTAA
- a CDS encoding DEAD/DEAH box helicase — protein sequence MLFSDLGLSASILRAVTTEGYTQPTAVQSQAIPTVLKRQDVLAGAQTGTGKTAAFTLPMLEILQQSSVRGRRPVRGLVLTPTRELAAQVEESVRTYGKHLPLKSTVIYGGVGMTPQINALRRGVDIVVATPGRLLDHVQQKTLDLSQVEMLVLDEADRMLDMGFIHDIRKILALLPRQRQNLLFSATFSSEIKTLADTFLKDPVHIEVARRNTAAESVAQTVYPVDRERKRELLSQLIKTGDWQQVLVFTRTKHGANRLSQQLERDGISATAIHGNKSQSARTKALADFKKGKVRVLAATDIAARGLDIDELPHVVNFELPNVAEDYVHRIGRTGRAGNSGKAYSLVCIDEKGLLQGIERLLKREIPSEMVEGFRPDPAIAPEPIPNGRNGNRQSQQRGRHSGQPIKKARTPGTPGVARPRRTAQQPATSTPIITRRTRSSSTGSSNPTRQPRVLDFRTS from the coding sequence TTGTTATTTTCCGATCTCGGCCTTTCGGCCTCCATTCTCCGCGCGGTAACCACTGAAGGTTACACGCAGCCTACTGCTGTTCAAAGTCAAGCCATTCCCACTGTTCTCAAACGCCAGGACGTCCTGGCCGGCGCCCAGACCGGCACCGGCAAAACCGCCGCATTTACCCTGCCCATGCTGGAAATACTTCAGCAAAGCTCTGTGCGGGGGCGACGCCCCGTGCGTGGCCTGGTGCTCACACCAACCCGTGAACTGGCGGCCCAGGTTGAAGAAAGCGTGCGCACCTACGGCAAGCACCTGCCCCTGAAATCCACCGTCATTTACGGCGGAGTCGGCATGACACCCCAGATCAATGCCCTGCGCCGCGGCGTCGACATTGTGGTGGCTACCCCCGGACGACTGCTGGATCACGTACAGCAAAAGACCCTGGATCTTTCCCAGGTGGAAATGCTGGTTCTGGACGAAGCCGACCGCATGCTGGACATGGGCTTCATACACGATATCCGCAAAATCCTGGCCCTGCTGCCAAGGCAGCGACAGAACCTGCTGTTCTCTGCCACTTTCTCCAGTGAGATCAAGACACTGGCGGATACTTTCCTCAAAGACCCAGTGCACATCGAAGTAGCCCGTCGCAATACCGCTGCCGAAAGCGTGGCACAAACCGTTTACCCAGTCGATCGGGAACGCAAGCGCGAACTGCTCTCCCAACTAATCAAAACCGGCGACTGGCAGCAGGTCCTGGTATTTACCCGCACCAAGCATGGCGCTAACCGCCTGTCCCAGCAACTGGAGCGCGACGGCATTAGCGCCACCGCCATCCACGGCAACAAGAGTCAGAGTGCTCGCACCAAGGCCCTGGCCGACTTCAAAAAAGGCAAGGTCCGCGTTCTGGCTGCTACCGATATTGCCGCCAGAGGTCTTGATATTGATGAACTGCCCCATGTAGTAAACTTCGAACTGCCCAATGTGGCGGAAGACTACGTCCACCGCATCGGCCGCACCGGCCGTGCCGGCAACAGTGGCAAGGCCTACTCCCTGGTCTGCATCGACGAAAAAGGTCTGCTCCAGGGCATTGAACGCCTGCTGAAGCGGGAAATCCCCAGCGAAATGGTGGAAGGATTCCGCCCCGACCCGGCCATTGCCCCAGAGCCTATCCCCAATGGCCGCAACGGCAATCGCCAATCGCAACAGCGGGGGCGCCACAGCGGACAACCGATAAAAAAAGCGCGCACTCCCGGCACACCTGGTGTTGCACGGCCACGGCGCACTGCCCAACAACCGGCCACCAGTACGCCAATTATAACCAGGCGTACCCGCAGCAGCAGCACTGGTAGCAGCAACCCCACTCGCCAGCCCCGAGTGCTGGACTTTCGCACCTCCTAA